In Drosophila innubila isolate TH190305 chromosome 2R unlocalized genomic scaffold, UK_Dinn_1.0 1_C_2R, whole genome shotgun sequence, the following are encoded in one genomic region:
- the LOC117785421 gene encoding uncharacterized protein LOC117785421 isoform X4, which translates to MTFTRLKTLTLLVCTLLALSFPGYVNCANKKGSQPAAAPPLEPEAVIEEVNAKQLEKLLADKDYVAVFWYARSCVTCDKVLAELEKIDDDTDSFGVDFVKINDKRLAKQYGIKTFPALTYFREKEPIIYDGDLMDEEGVLDFLTSLEAMDLPDRIEEVNAKILHKIIEDTDFVAVLFYDKDQKKSQKILAELENIDDECDQNDIAFVKIDDDKEAKEWGIDEIPSIVLFERGIPHIYEGDLMKEDELLGWLVHQKRYSEIPEVTDEMKDKLVENTEHLAVIFYDKEDKQDMRILNELENIDDELEKEGIVIVRIDNAAEAKEYGLDHLPALIYFENKIPALYEGDLMNEDEVLEWLLVQKKTATIEEVTDEILVNLINEHEYVVVFFTGPCEPGESCDHTLNALESIDDELDEAGIIFVTTEDTGIAKKYNVKAYPRLVFFRNRDPLHFTGDLDDEDEVLAWITDDETLEIPGKIEEVNVKMLDKILSENDHVVVFFYAEGDKKAQKILNELENIDDECEEKDIDFVKTSDDDIDKEYDLPGLPALAFYRHKFRTIYTGDLMKEEEILEWVIDLHESTADVIESVDRKTLQVLINDVEHLAVYFYDDECETCAGILEELENIDDDTDKHGIQFVKSNDVKLAHEIGIFAFPALVYYETGVPIMYDGNLKNENRVLQWLINQKNLVKRNTKYAFHKDDECFYVGLGHDGHSAKRGNNFVPNDYKPFQCCPTKLEKSTKVPKMTAQRIGHSDGESSKRQSGNFKFASTSSTPSKPSPKSVSHKKQTKPNDNNDDDDDNDDDEPLVKVSYANKRSGQSSKKPIPKLQQQQDDDESIEVEKTKKSSKKSTNKLNVKTGYLSVGVRQHF; encoded by the exons ATGCGCGTAGCTGTGTGACCTGTGATAAGGTTTTAGCGGAACTCGAAAAAATCGACGATGACACCGATTCCTTTGGTGTGGACTTTGTGAAAATTAACGACAAACGACTAGCTAAGCAATATGGCATCAAAACCTTCCCGGCGCTCACCTACTTCAG GGAAAAGGAACCAATCATCTATGATGGAGATCTTATGGATGAGGAGGGCGTGCTCGATTTTCTCACCTCGCTGGAGGCCATGGATCTGCCCGATCGCATCGAGGAGGTAAACGCTAAGATATTGCATAAGATAATCGAGGATACCGATTTTGTTGCCGTGCTATTCT ATGATAAAGATCAAAAGAAATCACAGAAAATCCTCGCAGAATTGGAAAACATCGACGATGAGTGCGATCAGAATGATATTGCTTTTGTCAAGATCGATGATGATAAGGAAGCCAAAGAATGGGGTATCGATGAGATACCATCGATTGTACTCTTTGAACGTGGTATTCCACATATCTACGAGGGTGATCTGATGAAAGAAGATGAATTACTCGGCTGGCTGGTGCATCAGAAGCGTTATTCGGAAATTCCCGAAGTAACCGATGAAATGAAAGATAAATTGGTCGAGAATACTGAACATTTGGCGGTTATCTTTT ATGACAAAGAAGATAAACAAGACATGCGCATTTTGAACGAACTGGAAAACATTGACGATGAACTGGAAAAGGAAGGCATCGTCATTGTGCGCATAGATAATGCCGCTGAAGCTAAGGAATATGGTCTCGATCACTTGCCCGCGTTGATCTACTTTGAGAATAAGATACCTGCTTTGTATGAGGGTGATTTGATGAATGAGGATGAGGTCCTTGAATGGCTGCTGGTGCAGAAGAAGACAGCGACTATTGAGGAGGTTACCGATGAGATACTGGTCAATCTGATCAATGAGCATGAGTATGTTGTTGTATTCTTTACGGGTCCCTGCGAACCGGGAGAGTCCTGTGACCACACACTGAATGCCCTGGAAAGCATCGACGATGAGTTGGACGAGGCTGGCATCATTTTTGTTACCACCGAGGATACCGGCATCGCTAAGAAATACAATGTCAAGGCCTATCCACGACTTGTGTTCTTCAGAAATCGTGATCCATTGCACTTTACCGGTGATTTGGATGACGAGGATGAAGTCTTGGCCTGGATCACCGATGACGAAACACTCGAGATTCCCGGCAAAATCGAGGAAGTCAACGTCAAAATGTTGGATAAAATTTTGTCCGAAAACGACCATGTTGTCGTGTTTTTCT ACGCCGAGGGAGATAAGAAGGCACAGAAGATCCTCAACGAATTGGAGAACATCGACGACGAATGCGAGGAAAAAGACATCGACTTTGTAAAGACATCCGACGACGATATTGATAAGGAATACGATTTGCCCGGTTTGCCGGCGCTTGCATTTTATAGACATAAGTTTAGAACAATTTACACCG GTGATCTGATGAAGGAAGAGGAAATCTTGGAATGGGTTATCGATTTGCATGAGTCGACTGCTGATGTTATCGAATCGGTTGACCGAAAGACACTGCAAGTGTTGATCAACGACGTTGAACATCTCGCAGTTTACTTCT ATGATGATGAATGCGAAACATGCGCTGGCATTCTGGAAGAGTTGGAGAATATCGATGACGATACCGATAAGCATGGCATTCAGTTTGTCAAATCGAATGATGTCAAGTTGGCTCATGAAATTGGCATTTTCGCATTCCCAGCCTTAGTCTACTACGAGACAGGCGTTCCGATCATGTATGATG GTAAtctcaaaaatgaaaatcgagTGCTGCAGTGGTTAATCAATCAAAAGA ACTTGGTTAAGAGGAatacaaaatatgcatttcaCAAAG ATGACGAATGTTTCTATGTTGGATTGGGTCACGACGGCCATTCGGCTAAGCGCGGCAACAATTTTGTGCCCAACGATTACAAACCATTCCAATGCTGTCCAACCAAATTGGAGAAGTCAACCAAAGTTCCTAAAATGACGGCCCAACGCATCGGACACAGTGACGGTGAATCGAGCAAGCGTCAAAGTGGCAACTTTAAATTTGCCTCAACATCGAGCACTCCAAGCAAACCTTCCCCAAAGTCCGTCTCCCACAAGAAGCAGACCAAgccaaacgacaacaacgatgatgatgacgacaatgatgatgatgagcccCTCGTCAAGGTTTCCTATGCCAACAAGCGTTCAGGACAATCATCTAAAAAGCCCATCCCgaagctgcagcaacaacaggacGATGATGAATCCATTGAGGTGGAAAAGACTAAAAAATCGTCCAAGAAGTCGACCAATAAGCTGAATGTTAAAACCG GATATCTCTCTGTGGGAGTAAGGCAACACTTTTGA
- the LOC117785421 gene encoding uncharacterized protein LOC117785421 isoform X5: MTFTRLKTLTLLVCTLLALSFPGYVNCANKKGSQPAAAPPLEPEAVIEEVNAKQLEKLLADKDYVAVFWYARSCVTCDKVLAELEKIDDDTDSFGVDFVKINDKRLAKQYGIKTFPALTYFREKEPIIYDGDLMDEEGVLDFLTSLEAMDLPDRIEEVNAKILHKIIEDTDFVAVLFYDKDQKKSQKILAELENIDDECDQNDIAFVKIDDDKEAKEWGIDEIPSIVLFERGIPHIYEGDLMKEDELLGWLVHQKRYSEIPEVTDEMKDKLVENTEHLAVIFYDKEDKQDMRILNELENIDDELEKEGIVIVRIDNAAEAKEYGLDHLPALIYFENKIPALYEGDLMNEDEVLEWLLVQKKTATIEEVTDEILVNLINEHEYVVVFFTGPCEPGESCDHTLNALESIDDELDEAGIIFVTTEDTGIAKKYNVKAYPRLVFFRNRDPLHFTGDLDDEDEVLAWITDDETLEIPGKIEEVNVKMLDKILSENDHVVVFFYAEGDKKAQKILNELENIDDECEEKDIDFVKTSDDDIDKEYDLPGLPALAFYRHKFRTIYTGDLMKEEEILEWVIDLHESTADVIESVDRKTLQVLINDVEHLAVYFYDDECETCAGILEELENIDDDTDKHGIQFVKSNDVKLAHEIGIFAFPALVYYETGVPIMYDGNLKNENRVLQWLINQKNDECFYVGLGHDGHSAKRGNNFVPNDYKPFQCCPTKLEKSTKVPKMTAQRIGHSDGESSKRQSGNFKFASTSSTPSKPSPKSVSHKKQTKPNDNNDDDDDNDDDEPLVKVSYANKRSGQSSKKPIPKLQQQQDDDESIEVEKTKKSSKKSTNKLNVKTGYLSVGVRQHF, encoded by the exons ATGCGCGTAGCTGTGTGACCTGTGATAAGGTTTTAGCGGAACTCGAAAAAATCGACGATGACACCGATTCCTTTGGTGTGGACTTTGTGAAAATTAACGACAAACGACTAGCTAAGCAATATGGCATCAAAACCTTCCCGGCGCTCACCTACTTCAG GGAAAAGGAACCAATCATCTATGATGGAGATCTTATGGATGAGGAGGGCGTGCTCGATTTTCTCACCTCGCTGGAGGCCATGGATCTGCCCGATCGCATCGAGGAGGTAAACGCTAAGATATTGCATAAGATAATCGAGGATACCGATTTTGTTGCCGTGCTATTCT ATGATAAAGATCAAAAGAAATCACAGAAAATCCTCGCAGAATTGGAAAACATCGACGATGAGTGCGATCAGAATGATATTGCTTTTGTCAAGATCGATGATGATAAGGAAGCCAAAGAATGGGGTATCGATGAGATACCATCGATTGTACTCTTTGAACGTGGTATTCCACATATCTACGAGGGTGATCTGATGAAAGAAGATGAATTACTCGGCTGGCTGGTGCATCAGAAGCGTTATTCGGAAATTCCCGAAGTAACCGATGAAATGAAAGATAAATTGGTCGAGAATACTGAACATTTGGCGGTTATCTTTT ATGACAAAGAAGATAAACAAGACATGCGCATTTTGAACGAACTGGAAAACATTGACGATGAACTGGAAAAGGAAGGCATCGTCATTGTGCGCATAGATAATGCCGCTGAAGCTAAGGAATATGGTCTCGATCACTTGCCCGCGTTGATCTACTTTGAGAATAAGATACCTGCTTTGTATGAGGGTGATTTGATGAATGAGGATGAGGTCCTTGAATGGCTGCTGGTGCAGAAGAAGACAGCGACTATTGAGGAGGTTACCGATGAGATACTGGTCAATCTGATCAATGAGCATGAGTATGTTGTTGTATTCTTTACGGGTCCCTGCGAACCGGGAGAGTCCTGTGACCACACACTGAATGCCCTGGAAAGCATCGACGATGAGTTGGACGAGGCTGGCATCATTTTTGTTACCACCGAGGATACCGGCATCGCTAAGAAATACAATGTCAAGGCCTATCCACGACTTGTGTTCTTCAGAAATCGTGATCCATTGCACTTTACCGGTGATTTGGATGACGAGGATGAAGTCTTGGCCTGGATCACCGATGACGAAACACTCGAGATTCCCGGCAAAATCGAGGAAGTCAACGTCAAAATGTTGGATAAAATTTTGTCCGAAAACGACCATGTTGTCGTGTTTTTCT ACGCCGAGGGAGATAAGAAGGCACAGAAGATCCTCAACGAATTGGAGAACATCGACGACGAATGCGAGGAAAAAGACATCGACTTTGTAAAGACATCCGACGACGATATTGATAAGGAATACGATTTGCCCGGTTTGCCGGCGCTTGCATTTTATAGACATAAGTTTAGAACAATTTACACCG GTGATCTGATGAAGGAAGAGGAAATCTTGGAATGGGTTATCGATTTGCATGAGTCGACTGCTGATGTTATCGAATCGGTTGACCGAAAGACACTGCAAGTGTTGATCAACGACGTTGAACATCTCGCAGTTTACTTCT ATGATGATGAATGCGAAACATGCGCTGGCATTCTGGAAGAGTTGGAGAATATCGATGACGATACCGATAAGCATGGCATTCAGTTTGTCAAATCGAATGATGTCAAGTTGGCTCATGAAATTGGCATTTTCGCATTCCCAGCCTTAGTCTACTACGAGACAGGCGTTCCGATCATGTATGATG GTAAtctcaaaaatgaaaatcgagTGCTGCAGTGGTTAATCAATCAAAAGA ATGACGAATGTTTCTATGTTGGATTGGGTCACGACGGCCATTCGGCTAAGCGCGGCAACAATTTTGTGCCCAACGATTACAAACCATTCCAATGCTGTCCAACCAAATTGGAGAAGTCAACCAAAGTTCCTAAAATGACGGCCCAACGCATCGGACACAGTGACGGTGAATCGAGCAAGCGTCAAAGTGGCAACTTTAAATTTGCCTCAACATCGAGCACTCCAAGCAAACCTTCCCCAAAGTCCGTCTCCCACAAGAAGCAGACCAAgccaaacgacaacaacgatgatgatgacgacaatgatgatgatgagcccCTCGTCAAGGTTTCCTATGCCAACAAGCGTTCAGGACAATCATCTAAAAAGCCCATCCCgaagctgcagcaacaacaggacGATGATGAATCCATTGAGGTGGAAAAGACTAAAAAATCGTCCAAGAAGTCGACCAATAAGCTGAATGTTAAAACCG GATATCTCTCTGTGGGAGTAAGGCAACACTTTTGA
- the LOC117785421 gene encoding uncharacterized protein LOC117785421 isoform X2, with product MTFTRLKTLTLLVCTLLALSFPGYVNCANKKGSQPAAAPPLEPEAVIEEVNAKQLEKLLADKDYVAVFWYARSCVTCDKVLAELEKIDDDTDSFGVDFVKINDKRLAKQYGIKTFPALTYFREKEPIIYDGDLMDEEGVLDFLTSLEAMDLPDRIEEVNAKILHKIIEDTDFVAVLFCPDHETCPPRVMDKQQCRKCAKALQELENIDDEADQLGIGFVKIHDEALADEYNLGNLPALVYYRHQTPIIYEGELQREEDVLEWLVQNKSTGDEDDVIEDVTTKTLSTLISNIDNLVVLFYDHGNDDSMTVLEELEQIDDDCDKHGIQFVKIDDAKAAADYGIDSIPAIVYFEKEIPNVYDGDLMDEEQILKWLLGQLERDEIEDVTDEMLDTMIKEGRVIAVLFYDNNDKKSQKVLEELENIDDECDALGITFVKIDNPEEAVEYGINKVPKLIYFEKGIPTIYEGNLEDEEKLLKWLEEQTSSDQIEDITDEMLDLIIEKMPHVAVLFYDKDQKKSQKILAELENIDDECDQNDIAFVKIDDDKEAKEWGIDEIPSIVLFERGIPHIYEGDLMKEDELLGWLVHQKRYSEIPEVTDEMKDKLVENTEHLAVIFYDKEDKQDMRILNELENIDDELEKEGIVIVRIDNAAEAKEYGLDHLPALIYFENKIPALYEGDLMNEDEVLEWLLVQKKTATIEEVTDEILVNLINEHEYVVVFFTGPCEPGESCDHTLNALESIDDELDEAGIIFVTTEDTGIAKKYNVKAYPRLVFFRNRDPLHFTGDLDDEDEVLAWITDDETLEIPGKIEEVNVKMLDKILSENDHVVVFFYAEGDKKAQKILNELENIDDECEEKDIDFVKTSDDDIDKEYDLPGLPALAFYRHKFRTIYTGDLMKEEEILEWVIDLHESTADVIESVDRKTLQVLINDVEHLAVYFYDDECETCAGILEELENIDDDTDKHGIQFVKSNDVKLAHEIGIFAFPALVYYETGVPIMYDGNLKNENRVLQWLINQKNLVKRNTKYAFHKDDECFYVGLGHDGHSAKRGNNFVPNDYKPFQCCPTKLEKSTKVPKMTAQRIGHSDGESSKRQSGNFKFASTSSTPSKPSPKSVSHKKQTKPNDNNDDDDDNDDDEPLVKVSYANKRSGQSSKKPIPKLQQQQDDDESIEVEKTKKSSKKSTNKLNVKTGYLSVGVRQHF from the exons ATGCGCGTAGCTGTGTGACCTGTGATAAGGTTTTAGCGGAACTCGAAAAAATCGACGATGACACCGATTCCTTTGGTGTGGACTTTGTGAAAATTAACGACAAACGACTAGCTAAGCAATATGGCATCAAAACCTTCCCGGCGCTCACCTACTTCAG GGAAAAGGAACCAATCATCTATGATGGAGATCTTATGGATGAGGAGGGCGTGCTCGATTTTCTCACCTCGCTGGAGGCCATGGATCTGCCCGATCGCATCGAGGAGGTAAACGCTAAGATATTGCATAAGATAATCGAGGATACCGATTTTGTTGCCGTGCTATTCT GTCCTGATCATGAAACATGCCCACCCAGGGTAATGG ATAAACAGCAATGCCGGAAATGCGCCAAGGCCTTGCAAGAGTTGGAGAATATCGACGATGAGGCCGATCAACTTGGCATCGGTTTTGTCAAAATACACGACGAGGCATTGGCCGATGAATACAACTTGGGCAATCTGCCGGCATTGGTCTACTATCGCCATCAGACTCCGATCATTTATGAAG GTGAACTGCAGCGTGAGGAGGATGTCTTGGAATGGTTGGTTCAAAATAAATCGACCGGAGATGAGGATGATGTTATCGAGGATGTTACCACCAAGACTCTGTCAACGCTGATCAGCAATATTGATAATTTGGTTGTGCTATTCT ATGATCATGGCAATGATGATTCGATGACCGTGTTGGAAGAGCTAGAACAAATCGACGATGACTGCGATAAGCATGGCATTCAGTTTGTGAAAATCGATGATGCCAAGGCGGCAGCCGATTATGGAATCGATTCG ATTCCGGCGATTGTATACTTTGAAAAAGAAATTCCAAACGTTTACGATGGCGATCTCATGGATGAGGAACAAATACTGAAATGGTTGTTGGGACAGTTGGAACGTGATGAAATCGAGGATGTCACCGATGAAATGCTCGATACAATGATTAAAGAAGGTCGCGTCATTGCAGTGCTGTTCT acgacaacaacgacaagaaATCGCAAAAGGTGCTTGAAGAACTTGAGAACATTGACGACGAATGCGACGCTTTGGGCATTACTTTCGTTAAAATCGACAATCCCGAGGAAGCCGTTGAATATGGCATCAATAAAGTTCCTAAACTGATATACTTTGAAAAAGGCATTCCAACTATATACGAAGGCAATCTGGAGGATGAGGAGAAGCTATTGAAATGGCTCGAAGAACAAACGAGTTCCGATCAAATCGAAGACATTACCGATGAAATGTTGGATTTGATCATTGAGAAAATGCCACATGTTGCTGTGCTGTTCT ATGATAAAGATCAAAAGAAATCACAGAAAATCCTCGCAGAATTGGAAAACATCGACGATGAGTGCGATCAGAATGATATTGCTTTTGTCAAGATCGATGATGATAAGGAAGCCAAAGAATGGGGTATCGATGAGATACCATCGATTGTACTCTTTGAACGTGGTATTCCACATATCTACGAGGGTGATCTGATGAAAGAAGATGAATTACTCGGCTGGCTGGTGCATCAGAAGCGTTATTCGGAAATTCCCGAAGTAACCGATGAAATGAAAGATAAATTGGTCGAGAATACTGAACATTTGGCGGTTATCTTTT ATGACAAAGAAGATAAACAAGACATGCGCATTTTGAACGAACTGGAAAACATTGACGATGAACTGGAAAAGGAAGGCATCGTCATTGTGCGCATAGATAATGCCGCTGAAGCTAAGGAATATGGTCTCGATCACTTGCCCGCGTTGATCTACTTTGAGAATAAGATACCTGCTTTGTATGAGGGTGATTTGATGAATGAGGATGAGGTCCTTGAATGGCTGCTGGTGCAGAAGAAGACAGCGACTATTGAGGAGGTTACCGATGAGATACTGGTCAATCTGATCAATGAGCATGAGTATGTTGTTGTATTCTTTACGGGTCCCTGCGAACCGGGAGAGTCCTGTGACCACACACTGAATGCCCTGGAAAGCATCGACGATGAGTTGGACGAGGCTGGCATCATTTTTGTTACCACCGAGGATACCGGCATCGCTAAGAAATACAATGTCAAGGCCTATCCACGACTTGTGTTCTTCAGAAATCGTGATCCATTGCACTTTACCGGTGATTTGGATGACGAGGATGAAGTCTTGGCCTGGATCACCGATGACGAAACACTCGAGATTCCCGGCAAAATCGAGGAAGTCAACGTCAAAATGTTGGATAAAATTTTGTCCGAAAACGACCATGTTGTCGTGTTTTTCT ACGCCGAGGGAGATAAGAAGGCACAGAAGATCCTCAACGAATTGGAGAACATCGACGACGAATGCGAGGAAAAAGACATCGACTTTGTAAAGACATCCGACGACGATATTGATAAGGAATACGATTTGCCCGGTTTGCCGGCGCTTGCATTTTATAGACATAAGTTTAGAACAATTTACACCG GTGATCTGATGAAGGAAGAGGAAATCTTGGAATGGGTTATCGATTTGCATGAGTCGACTGCTGATGTTATCGAATCGGTTGACCGAAAGACACTGCAAGTGTTGATCAACGACGTTGAACATCTCGCAGTTTACTTCT ATGATGATGAATGCGAAACATGCGCTGGCATTCTGGAAGAGTTGGAGAATATCGATGACGATACCGATAAGCATGGCATTCAGTTTGTCAAATCGAATGATGTCAAGTTGGCTCATGAAATTGGCATTTTCGCATTCCCAGCCTTAGTCTACTACGAGACAGGCGTTCCGATCATGTATGATG GTAAtctcaaaaatgaaaatcgagTGCTGCAGTGGTTAATCAATCAAAAGA ACTTGGTTAAGAGGAatacaaaatatgcatttcaCAAAG ATGACGAATGTTTCTATGTTGGATTGGGTCACGACGGCCATTCGGCTAAGCGCGGCAACAATTTTGTGCCCAACGATTACAAACCATTCCAATGCTGTCCAACCAAATTGGAGAAGTCAACCAAAGTTCCTAAAATGACGGCCCAACGCATCGGACACAGTGACGGTGAATCGAGCAAGCGTCAAAGTGGCAACTTTAAATTTGCCTCAACATCGAGCACTCCAAGCAAACCTTCCCCAAAGTCCGTCTCCCACAAGAAGCAGACCAAgccaaacgacaacaacgatgatgatgacgacaatgatgatgatgagcccCTCGTCAAGGTTTCCTATGCCAACAAGCGTTCAGGACAATCATCTAAAAAGCCCATCCCgaagctgcagcaacaacaggacGATGATGAATCCATTGAGGTGGAAAAGACTAAAAAATCGTCCAAGAAGTCGACCAATAAGCTGAATGTTAAAACCG GATATCTCTCTGTGGGAGTAAGGCAACACTTTTGA